One Paraburkholderia aromaticivorans genomic region harbors:
- a CDS encoding TonB-dependent receptor plug domain-containing protein — MKQRALALAIRRIVWAELALSAVIAVPAFAQSQPATTGTAAGATTTESTPATGTAATPSADSNTATPTGKGVQQLKKFEVTGSLIRTSDKVGNTEVQTITTKEIQQSGYTTVADFLRGTSANSGSSWGQTTMNSSAQGGGGIALRGLSEKYTLVLVDGQRVANYGKAVNFTDTFFDVNSIPLNMIDHIDIVKTGAVSVYGSDAIAGVVNIITKKEFQGLQIDGQLGKAQHPGDGQGNFSVLGGIGDLNSDRFNVTAAASYYRDTGSSLGDRDMTAGQDFSQFPGGLAGPLGPNQQSYWTTADGTHMALSPCPPGSVSANGASTCKSNPASATSLVPAITRLNAKVRGTFKINDDVQAYADLWVSRNETVQNEGSAVLSSQTNAFNPATGSALPLSRTVSGTNPYNPFGVPTLINYTFPNTVSADTVSTFWRASTGVKGSFTTAKFGDWDWSADYGHSQSTVDTTYGNALNVAGVENILQNGVFNFSNPSATPNGLNGVFQNDYDQAISKLDSVTAKTSTGNLFNLPGGPVGVGFGTEFRHESNLINSRTYSALGITAPANVQMVDGERNVAAVYYQVDIPIIHNLTFTQAGRYDHYSDFGGAFSPSFALRFQPVRSVTAFASYSRGFRAPTLVENSQATYLAHQNLVDPNDPSGTPTKHFTTEQVNGNPALQPEHTKNYNIGFQLSPDSSTDIGAAFYKIHIDGVIGTDDPNAVMDANNPSSVIRNPDGTVAFIKEQFVNLGSLDTDGFDMNFRKSVGTKYGTFTLAGDWAYVWHFKLNSPGAPTQDFAGNNLALLQPFGASNPRWKGNTSLSWDYRKLTTTLTWQYTGPYTNAVASEFGDGGTLSVASYSQFNLMATYRGFKNWTIYGGINNIFDRKPPFDVEWQATPDITGYDQSLYTNIGRFFQVGASYRF; from the coding sequence ATGAAACAAAGGGCATTGGCGCTGGCCATTAGAAGAATAGTCTGGGCTGAACTGGCGTTGTCGGCCGTAATCGCCGTACCGGCGTTTGCACAAAGCCAGCCGGCCACCACCGGCACGGCGGCAGGCGCGACGACGACGGAAAGCACCCCGGCAACGGGCACGGCTGCCACGCCGTCCGCGGATAGCAACACCGCGACGCCGACGGGCAAAGGGGTTCAGCAACTCAAGAAATTTGAAGTGACCGGGTCGCTGATCCGCACGTCGGACAAGGTCGGCAACACGGAAGTTCAGACCATCACGACCAAGGAAATCCAGCAAAGCGGTTATACGACCGTGGCCGACTTCCTGCGCGGCACGTCCGCGAACTCGGGGAGCAGTTGGGGCCAAACGACGATGAACAGCTCCGCGCAAGGCGGTGGCGGCATTGCATTGCGCGGTCTGAGCGAGAAGTACACGCTGGTGCTGGTGGACGGGCAACGGGTGGCGAATTACGGCAAGGCGGTGAACTTCACCGACACGTTCTTCGACGTGAATTCGATCCCGCTCAACATGATCGACCACATCGACATCGTGAAGACCGGTGCGGTCTCGGTGTACGGGTCGGATGCCATTGCGGGCGTGGTCAACATCATCACGAAGAAGGAATTCCAGGGTCTGCAGATCGATGGCCAGCTCGGCAAGGCGCAGCATCCAGGCGACGGGCAGGGTAACTTCAGCGTGCTCGGCGGTATCGGCGATCTGAATAGCGACCGCTTCAACGTAACGGCCGCCGCGAGTTACTACCGCGACACCGGCTCGTCGCTCGGCGATCGCGACATGACGGCGGGTCAGGACTTCAGCCAGTTCCCGGGCGGCCTCGCGGGCCCGCTCGGTCCGAACCAGCAGTCGTACTGGACCACGGCCGACGGCACCCACATGGCGCTCAGCCCCTGCCCTCCGGGCAGCGTGTCGGCGAACGGCGCGTCCACGTGTAAATCGAATCCGGCCAGCGCCACTTCGCTGGTGCCGGCGATCACGCGCCTGAACGCGAAAGTGCGCGGCACCTTCAAGATCAACGACGATGTGCAGGCTTATGCCGACCTTTGGGTGAGCCGCAACGAGACCGTGCAGAACGAAGGTTCGGCGGTGTTGAGCAGCCAGACCAACGCGTTCAACCCGGCCACCGGTTCGGCCTTGCCGCTGTCGCGCACGGTCTCGGGCACGAACCCGTACAACCCGTTCGGCGTGCCCACGCTGATCAACTACACGTTCCCGAACACCGTGTCGGCGGATACGGTGTCGACGTTCTGGCGTGCATCGACCGGTGTGAAGGGCTCGTTCACCACCGCCAAATTCGGCGATTGGGATTGGTCCGCGGATTACGGCCATTCGCAGAGCACGGTCGACACGACCTACGGCAACGCGCTGAATGTTGCAGGCGTCGAGAACATTCTGCAAAACGGCGTGTTCAATTTCTCGAACCCGTCGGCCACGCCGAATGGTTTGAACGGCGTGTTCCAGAACGACTACGATCAGGCGATCTCGAAGCTCGACAGCGTCACGGCGAAGACCTCGACGGGCAACCTGTTCAATCTGCCAGGTGGCCCGGTCGGTGTCGGTTTCGGTACGGAATTCCGTCACGAAAGCAACCTGATCAACTCGCGCACGTATAGCGCGCTTGGGATTACCGCGCCGGCCAACGTGCAGATGGTCGACGGCGAGCGCAATGTGGCTGCCGTCTACTATCAGGTCGATATTCCGATCATCCACAACCTGACGTTTACGCAGGCGGGCCGCTACGACCACTACAGCGACTTCGGTGGCGCGTTCTCGCCGAGCTTCGCATTGCGCTTCCAGCCGGTGCGGTCTGTCACGGCGTTCGCATCGTATAGCCGCGGCTTCCGTGCGCCGACGCTGGTCGAAAACTCGCAGGCAACCTATCTGGCTCACCAGAACCTGGTTGACCCGAACGACCCGAGCGGCACGCCGACCAAGCACTTCACGACGGAACAGGTCAACGGCAATCCGGCGCTGCAGCCTGAGCACACCAAGAACTACAACATCGGCTTCCAGCTTTCACCGGACTCGTCGACGGATATCGGTGCGGCGTTCTACAAGATCCACATTGACGGCGTGATCGGCACGGACGATCCGAACGCGGTGATGGATGCGAACAACCCGTCGAGCGTGATCCGCAATCCGGACGGCACGGTGGCCTTCATCAAGGAACAGTTCGTCAACCTCGGTTCGCTCGACACCGACGGCTTCGACATGAACTTCCGCAAGTCGGTGGGCACGAAGTACGGCACGTTCACGCTGGCAGGCGACTGGGCCTACGTGTGGCACTTCAAGCTGAATAGCCCGGGTGCGCCGACGCAGGACTTCGCTGGCAACAACCTCGCGCTGTTGCAGCCGTTCGGTGCGTCCAATCCGCGCTGGAAGGGTAATACCAGCCTCTCGTGGGATTACCGCAAGCTGACCACCACGCTGACGTGGCAGTACACCGGCCCGTACACCAACGCGGTGGCGTCCGAGTTCGGCGACGGCGGCACGCTGTCGGTGGCGTCGTACAGCCAGTTCAACCTGATGGCCACGTATCGCGGCTTCAAGAACTGGACGATCTACGGCGGTATCAACAACATCTTCGATCGCAAGCCGCCGTTCGACGTCGAGTGGCAGGCCACCCCGGATATCACGGGCTACGACCAGTCGCTTTACACTAACATCGGCCGCTTCTTCCAGGTCGGTGCGTCGTACCGCTTCTGA
- a CDS encoding microcin C ABC transporter permease YejB — MLAYILRRLLLMVPTLLGVVTLTFVVTQFVPGGPVEQVMTQLRHGAGRGGEAGAGGGGYHGSQGVDPQQIEQIKKQFGFDKPPLERYLLMLKRYATFDLGQSYYQHDSVWDVIKSKLPVSITLGLWTVLLTYLISVPLGIAKAVRNGSRFDTVTSVLVLAGYAIPGFVLGVLLLMFFGGGTFWQVFPMRGLTSDNFNDLSAFGKVLDYLWHIVLPVTASVVGNFAIVTILTKNTFLEEIGRQYVLTARAKGAPERDVLWKHVLRNAAIPLLTGLPAAFVGAFLNGNLLIETLFSLDGMGQLSYDSVIRRDYPVVLGSLFLFTLIALVTKLIADVCYVLVDPRIQFNRLDR, encoded by the coding sequence ATGCTTGCCTACATTCTCAGACGATTGTTGTTGATGGTGCCGACCCTGCTCGGCGTGGTCACGTTGACCTTTGTCGTCACACAGTTCGTGCCGGGTGGGCCGGTCGAACAGGTGATGACGCAACTCCGCCACGGCGCTGGCCGTGGCGGAGAGGCGGGGGCGGGCGGCGGCGGTTATCACGGCAGCCAGGGCGTCGATCCGCAGCAGATCGAGCAGATCAAGAAGCAGTTCGGCTTCGACAAGCCGCCGCTCGAACGCTATCTGCTGATGCTCAAGCGCTACGCGACATTCGATCTCGGCCAGTCCTACTATCAGCACGACAGCGTGTGGGACGTCATCAAATCGAAGCTGCCGGTGTCGATCACACTCGGCTTATGGACAGTGCTGCTCACGTATCTGATATCGGTGCCGTTGGGGATCGCGAAAGCGGTGCGCAACGGCTCACGCTTCGATACCGTCACGAGCGTGCTGGTGCTCGCCGGCTATGCCATTCCCGGTTTCGTGCTCGGCGTGCTGTTGTTGATGTTCTTCGGCGGCGGCACATTCTGGCAGGTGTTTCCGATGCGCGGCCTCACGTCGGATAACTTCAACGATCTCAGCGCGTTCGGCAAGGTGCTCGACTATCTGTGGCACATCGTGTTGCCGGTCACGGCTTCGGTGGTGGGCAACTTCGCGATCGTCACCATTCTGACCAAGAACACGTTCCTCGAGGAAATCGGCCGGCAGTATGTACTGACCGCGCGCGCCAAGGGCGCGCCGGAGCGCGACGTGCTGTGGAAACACGTGCTGCGCAATGCCGCGATTCCGCTGCTCACCGGTTTGCCGGCGGCCTTCGTCGGCGCGTTTCTGAACGGCAATCTGCTGATCGAAACGCTGTTCTCGCTCGACGGCATGGGCCAACTGTCGTACGACTCCGTGATTCGCCGCGATTATCCGGTCGTGCTCGGTTCGTTGTTTCTGTTCACGCTGATTGCCCTCGTAACCAAACTCATTGCTGACGTCTGCTATGTCCTCGTCGACCCCCGCATCCAATTCAACCGCCTGGACCGCTGA
- a CDS encoding TldD/PmbA family protein, with protein MIDERWAQAAQTLKSRAAFWSLRIVDEQIDDHEIRNDIAQPLRTVRDRGAMLIAWVGAGAGYAATANLSAAGLQAALDMATARAEASAALSLIDHREVARPVASGQYVSPNAQRALPSRAEWLELLSAECAGANLDAKIVERVAAVQITHTDQLYITGDGVRIDQQFRFVMPQLSVAAHANGDTQVRTLGGNYGTLGQGGMEVLARFGFEGSGARVANEALQLLAAPNCPSGKRDLLLMPDQMMLQIHESIGHPLELDRILGDERNFAGWSFVKQDMFGSYRYGSELLNVTFDPELREEAASYAFDDDGTEAHKEYLIRNGVLERPLGGALSQQRARMPGVANSRASNWNRPPIDRMANLNIEPGESSLEEMIGNIEHGILMRTNTSWSIDDHRNKFQFGCEFGQLIENGKLTQVVKQPNYRGISANFWRSLSAVGNAATREVYGTSMCGKGEPAQIIRVGHASPACVFSNIDVFGGA; from the coding sequence ATGATTGACGAACGTTGGGCGCAGGCCGCCCAAACGCTGAAGAGCCGCGCGGCGTTCTGGTCGCTGCGCATTGTCGACGAACAGATCGACGACCACGAGATCCGCAACGACATCGCGCAGCCGCTGCGCACGGTGCGCGATCGCGGTGCGATGCTGATCGCGTGGGTAGGCGCGGGCGCGGGTTACGCCGCGACCGCGAATCTCTCGGCGGCCGGTTTGCAGGCGGCGCTCGATATGGCCACCGCACGCGCTGAGGCGAGCGCGGCCTTGTCGCTGATCGACCATCGCGAAGTCGCACGCCCGGTTGCGAGCGGCCAGTATGTGTCGCCGAATGCGCAACGCGCGTTGCCGAGCCGCGCCGAATGGCTCGAGCTTCTCAGCGCGGAATGCGCGGGCGCGAATCTCGACGCGAAAATTGTCGAACGTGTGGCGGCGGTGCAGATCACGCACACCGATCAACTCTATATCACCGGCGACGGTGTACGGATCGACCAGCAGTTCCGCTTCGTGATGCCGCAATTGAGCGTCGCCGCGCACGCGAACGGCGATACGCAAGTGCGCACGCTCGGCGGCAACTACGGCACGCTCGGACAGGGCGGCATGGAAGTGCTGGCGCGCTTCGGCTTCGAAGGCTCGGGCGCGCGCGTCGCTAACGAAGCGCTGCAATTGCTGGCCGCGCCGAATTGCCCGTCGGGCAAGCGCGATCTGTTGCTGATGCCTGATCAGATGATGCTGCAGATTCACGAATCGATCGGCCATCCGCTCGAACTGGATCGCATTCTCGGCGACGAGCGCAATTTCGCGGGCTGGAGCTTCGTCAAGCAGGACATGTTCGGTTCGTATCGCTACGGTTCGGAACTACTGAACGTCACCTTCGATCCGGAACTGCGCGAAGAAGCCGCATCCTACGCGTTCGACGACGACGGCACCGAAGCGCACAAGGAATATCTGATTCGCAACGGCGTGCTGGAGCGTCCGCTCGGCGGCGCGCTATCGCAACAGCGCGCACGCATGCCCGGTGTCGCGAACTCGCGCGCGTCGAACTGGAACCGGCCGCCGATCGACCGCATGGCGAATCTGAATATCGAGCCCGGCGAGAGTTCGCTGGAGGAGATGATCGGCAATATCGAACACGGCATTCTGATGCGCACCAACACGTCCTGGTCGATCGACGATCATCGCAACAAATTCCAGTTCGGCTGCGAGTTCGGCCAGTTGATCGAAAACGGCAAGCTCACCCAGGTCGTCAAACAGCCGAATTACCGCGGCATTTCGGCGAATTTCTGGCGCAGTCTGAGCGCGGTGGGCAATGCCGCCACGCGCGAAGTGTATGGCACGTCCATGTGCGGCAAGGGTGAACCGGCGCAGATCATTCGCGTCGGTCATGCGTCGCCGGCTTGCGTGTTCAGCAATATCGACGTGTTCGGGGGCGCATGA
- a CDS encoding ABC transporter ATP-binding protein translates to MTTTQAPIARPLLEIDRFSVRFGGKVAVHELSLSIARGERVALVGESGSGKSVTALSILRLVEHAELSGRMLLDGEDLLQKTEQQMRGLRGADVAMVFQEPMTALNPLFTVGKQIAESLRLHEGLRPNAARERGIELLRRTGIPEPERRIDSFPHQLSGGQRQRAMIAMALACRPRLLLADEPTTALDVTVRQQIVDLLISLQEQEAAERGMAVLLITHDLNLVKRFAQRVAVMEKGVLVETNTTEALFASPQHPYTQRLLDSDPQRAVEPVEEGARRLLEVQGLAVDYRTSAKGWRSMFGRSTFRAVHNVDLSLRRGETLGIVGESGSGKSTLAATVLGLQQPAAGHIHIDGLPLSSLKTASSRRALYSRMQVVFQDPFGSLSPRMTVEQIIGEGLAVHRPEVDAKARRARVGTLLEEVGMPADAMLRYPHEFSGGQRQRIAIARALAVEPELLVLDEPTSALDVSIQKQVLNLLTNLQKKYKLSYLFITHDLAVMRAMAHRVIVMKSGRIVEAGDTLDVLHAPSHPYTQSLLASSLNGQKPGAAAIHTGHAND, encoded by the coding sequence ATGACCACCACTCAGGCGCCGATCGCTCGGCCGTTGCTGGAAATCGACCGTTTCTCCGTGCGTTTCGGCGGCAAGGTCGCTGTGCATGAACTCAGCCTCTCCATTGCACGCGGCGAGCGCGTGGCACTTGTCGGCGAATCGGGTTCGGGCAAGAGCGTCACCGCGCTGTCCATTCTGAGGCTCGTCGAGCATGCCGAGTTGAGCGGCCGCATGTTGCTCGATGGCGAGGACCTACTGCAGAAAACCGAACAGCAGATGCGCGGTCTGCGCGGCGCGGATGTCGCAATGGTGTTTCAGGAACCGATGACGGCGCTCAACCCGCTCTTCACGGTCGGCAAGCAGATCGCCGAGAGTCTACGTCTGCACGAAGGTTTGCGGCCGAATGCGGCGCGTGAGCGCGGCATCGAGTTGCTCAGGCGCACGGGCATTCCTGAACCGGAGCGGCGCATCGACAGTTTTCCGCACCAATTGTCCGGCGGCCAGCGGCAGCGCGCGATGATCGCCATGGCGCTTGCTTGCCGTCCGCGTTTGCTGCTCGCCGACGAACCGACCACCGCGCTCGACGTCACCGTTCGCCAGCAGATCGTCGATCTGTTGATTTCGTTGCAGGAACAGGAGGCGGCCGAACGCGGCATGGCCGTGCTGCTGATCACGCACGACCTGAATCTGGTGAAGCGTTTTGCGCAGCGCGTCGCGGTGATGGAGAAGGGCGTGCTGGTTGAAACCAATACGACCGAGGCGTTGTTCGCGAGTCCACAGCATCCGTACACGCAGCGGCTGCTCGACAGCGATCCGCAACGCGCGGTCGAGCCGGTCGAGGAGGGCGCGCGCCGGCTGCTCGAAGTACAAGGCTTGGCCGTCGATTACCGCACGTCGGCAAAAGGCTGGCGGTCCATGTTCGGGCGCTCCACGTTCCGCGCGGTGCATAACGTCGATCTGAGCTTGCGGCGCGGTGAAACGCTCGGCATCGTCGGTGAATCGGGCTCGGGTAAATCGACGCTAGCCGCCACCGTGCTCGGCCTGCAGCAGCCGGCCGCCGGTCATATTCATATCGACGGCTTGCCGCTGTCCTCGCTCAAGACGGCGAGTTCGCGCCGCGCGCTGTATTCGCGCATGCAAGTCGTGTTTCAGGACCCGTTCGGCTCGCTGTCGCCACGCATGACGGTGGAGCAGATCATCGGCGAGGGTTTGGCTGTACATCGGCCGGAAGTGGATGCGAAGGCGCGGCGCGCGCGCGTCGGCACTCTGCTCGAAGAGGTCGGCATGCCCGCCGACGCGATGCTGCGCTATCCGCATGAATTCTCCGGCGGCCAGCGTCAACGCATTGCGATTGCGCGCGCGCTCGCGGTCGAGCCGGAATTGCTGGTGCTCGACGAACCGACCAGCGCGCTCGATGTCTCGATCCAGAAACAGGTGTTGAATCTGCTGACAAATCTGCAGAAAAAGTACAAGCTAAGCTATTTGTTCATTACGCACGATCTGGCGGTGATGCGAGCCATGGCGCATCGCGTGATCGTGATGAAGTCGGGACGCATCGTCGAAGCCGGCGACACACTCGATGTGTTGCATGCGCCGTCGCATCCTTATACCCAGTCGCTGCTGGCCTCGTCGCTCAATGGGCAGAAGCCTGGCGCCGCCGCAATTCATACGGGACACGCCAATGATTGA
- a CDS encoding extracellular solute-binding protein: protein MRLVKFRWPRRVRTAAAVVVAMRRPGTAARIALCAGACLALSAVCAQARPSIAQYDEPKYPAGFTHFDYADPTAPSDGKLSFQNFDELQSYDSLNPFLVRGAPAPDILHLMFDTLMQRSWDELASEYPLIADDVEVAPDLSSATFHLNPAARFSNGDPITAADVKYSFDTLTSPKASPLFNAQFSVIKSASVIDKNTIRFEFRHAERDAPLIAGDLPIFSPKWGMRADGTRLPFDQIANEPPIASGPYLIESRKNDKQITYRRNPDYWAANLPSRRGMFRFARITFKLYRDHYTQLEAFKAGDADAIVEYSATQWARKYVGKNFDNGLLKRGEFSDGPAQMQGMLMNLRKPMFQDPRVRHALTMAFDYDWMNRQMFYGQYRRTSSYFAASPFGATGMPGPKELALLEPLRASVPPEVFGPMLRQPTTIAPDSLRGNLRVARDLLAQAGWHYRDGALRDANGTPMTIEIMDDQPGMDRLILPYMQALGMLGIQAHMREIDSALYQKRLDNFEYDMTTFIYPPVTIPGAELTRRFGSAAALEVGSENYPGIRSKAVDSLIHSALSADNLDDLEAATRALDRVLIYSFYLVPEYYAPGARIGYKSTLGHPAKVPMSYLYEDWVIDYWYTKTPAAQTASSTAATAATAH, encoded by the coding sequence ATGAGACTTGTGAAGTTTCGCTGGCCGCGCCGCGTGCGGACTGCTGCGGCCGTGGTTGTGGCAATGCGGCGGCCTGGCACCGCCGCGCGAATCGCGCTGTGCGCAGGGGCGTGTCTGGCATTGAGCGCGGTCTGCGCGCAGGCGCGGCCCTCGATTGCGCAATACGACGAGCCCAAGTATCCCGCCGGCTTCACGCACTTCGACTACGCGGATCCCACGGCGCCGAGCGACGGCAAGCTCAGCTTCCAGAACTTCGACGAACTGCAGAGCTACGATTCGCTGAATCCGTTTCTCGTTCGCGGTGCGCCCGCGCCGGACATTCTGCATCTGATGTTCGATACGCTGATGCAGCGCAGCTGGGACGAACTCGCCTCCGAGTATCCGCTGATCGCCGACGATGTCGAGGTCGCGCCGGACCTCAGTTCGGCCACCTTCCACCTCAATCCTGCCGCGCGCTTTTCGAACGGCGATCCGATCACCGCAGCGGACGTCAAATACTCGTTCGACACATTGACGAGCCCGAAGGCCTCGCCGCTCTTCAATGCGCAGTTCTCGGTCATCAAAAGCGCGAGCGTGATCGACAAAAACACGATCCGCTTTGAATTCAGGCACGCCGAGCGCGACGCACCGCTGATCGCCGGCGATTTGCCGATCTTCTCGCCGAAGTGGGGCATGCGCGCGGACGGCACGCGTCTACCGTTCGACCAGATCGCGAACGAGCCGCCGATTGCGAGCGGCCCGTATCTGATCGAGTCGCGTAAGAACGACAAGCAGATCACCTATCGCCGCAACCCCGATTACTGGGCCGCGAATCTGCCGTCGCGGCGCGGCATGTTCCGCTTCGCGCGCATCACCTTCAAACTGTATCGCGATCACTACACGCAACTGGAAGCGTTCAAGGCCGGCGATGCCGACGCGATTGTCGAATACAGCGCGACGCAATGGGCGCGTAAATACGTCGGCAAGAACTTCGACAATGGATTGCTGAAAAGGGGGGAATTCTCCGACGGCCCCGCGCAGATGCAAGGCATGCTGATGAACCTGCGCAAGCCGATGTTTCAGGATCCGCGCGTGCGCCACGCGCTGACGATGGCATTCGACTACGACTGGATGAACCGCCAGATGTTCTACGGTCAATACCGGCGCACCAGCAGCTATTTCGCAGCGAGCCCGTTCGGCGCGACCGGCATGCCCGGTCCGAAGGAACTGGCCTTGCTTGAACCATTGAGAGCCAGCGTGCCGCCGGAAGTGTTCGGTCCCATGCTCAGGCAACCCACGACGATCGCACCGGATTCGTTGCGCGGCAACTTGCGCGTGGCGCGTGATCTGCTGGCGCAAGCCGGCTGGCACTATCGCGACGGCGCCTTGCGCGACGCCAACGGCACGCCGATGACGATCGAGATCATGGACGATCAGCCCGGCATGGATCGCCTGATCCTGCCGTATATGCAGGCGCTCGGCATGCTCGGCATTCAGGCGCATATGCGCGAGATCGATAGCGCGTTGTACCAGAAGCGGCTGGATAACTTCGAGTACGACATGACCACGTTCATCTATCCGCCGGTGACGATTCCCGGCGCGGAATTGACGCGCCGCTTCGGCAGCGCGGCGGCCTTGGAGGTCGGCTCGGAAAACTATCCGGGTATCCGCTCCAAAGCGGTCGACTCGCTCATTCACTCGGCGCTCTCCGCCGACAATCTCGACGACCTGGAAGCGGCGACCCGCGCACTGGATCGCGTGCTGATCTATTCGTTCTACCTGGTGCCGGAATATTACGCACCGGGCGCGCGAATCGGCTACAAGTCGACGCTCGGCCATCCTGCCAAAGTGCCGATGTCGTATCTTTACGAAGACTGGGTGATCGACTACTGGTACACGAAAACGCCGGCCGCCCAGACCGCATCTTCCACCGCGGCTACGGCCGCTACGGCTCACTGA
- a CDS encoding ABC transporter permease, giving the protein MSSSTPASNSTAWTADAAGAAHAASPSPWRRTWLRFRQQRLGYWSLVIFVSLFAISLLGEVLSNDRPLLVRYAGHYYFPIVKDYPETLFGGDFPARANYLDPYIRSRLESNGNFAIYPPNHFHYDTIDYFAAHPYPAPPTANNWLGTDQFGRDVLARLLYGFRLSVLMALALTVSGVVVGVLTGAVQGFYGGRTDLIGQRLIEIWSSMPDLYLLIIFASIFEPTLWLLFILLSMFGWLVLSDYVRAEFLRNRSLDYVRAARTMGLTNWQIMWRHVLPNSLTPVITFLPFRMSAAILSLTSLDFLGLGVPPPTPSLGELLQEGKNNLDAWWISMSAFAALVITLLLLTFMGDALRNALDTRSRGSAFGGGPR; this is encoded by the coding sequence ATGTCCTCGTCGACCCCCGCATCCAATTCAACCGCCTGGACCGCTGACGCGGCCGGCGCGGCGCACGCGGCGTCGCCGTCTCCGTGGCGGCGTACGTGGCTGCGTTTCAGGCAGCAGCGTCTCGGCTACTGGAGCCTCGTGATCTTCGTGTCGCTGTTCGCCATCAGCCTGCTCGGCGAGGTGTTGTCCAACGACCGTCCGTTGCTCGTCCGTTACGCCGGGCACTACTATTTTCCGATCGTGAAGGACTATCCAGAGACGCTGTTCGGCGGCGATTTCCCGGCGCGTGCCAATTACCTCGATCCGTATATCCGTTCGCGGCTCGAATCGAACGGCAACTTCGCGATCTATCCGCCGAATCATTTTCACTACGACACGATCGACTATTTCGCCGCGCATCCGTATCCGGCGCCGCCCACCGCGAACAACTGGCTCGGCACGGATCAGTTCGGGCGCGACGTGCTGGCGCGGCTGCTGTACGGCTTCCGCTTGTCGGTGCTGATGGCGCTGGCGCTCACGGTATCCGGTGTCGTGGTCGGCGTGCTGACCGGCGCGGTGCAGGGCTTTTACGGCGGACGCACCGACCTGATCGGCCAGCGCCTGATCGAAATCTGGAGTTCGATGCCCGATCTGTACCTGCTGATCATCTTCGCGTCGATCTTCGAACCCACGCTGTGGCTACTCTTCATTCTGCTGTCGATGTTCGGCTGGCTCGTGTTGTCCGATTACGTGCGCGCCGAATTTCTGCGCAACCGTTCGCTCGATTACGTCAGGGCTGCGCGCACCATGGGCCTCACTAACTGGCAGATCATGTGGCGTCATGTCTTACCGAATAGTTTGACGCCGGTGATCACCTTCCTGCCATTCCGCATGAGCGCCGCGATTCTCTCGCTGACCAGCCTCGACTTTCTCGGCCTCGGCGTGCCGCCGCCGACGCCGAGCCTCGGCGAACTGCTGCAGGAAGGTAAGAATAATCTCGACGCATGGTGGATCTCGATGTCGGCGTTTGCCGCGCTGGTGATCACGCTGCTGCTGTTGACCTTCATGGGCGACGCATTGCGCAATGCGCTCGACACGCGTTCGCGCGGTTCTGCTTTCGGCGGAGGTCCGCGATGA